The nucleotide sequence TTGCCGAGCATGTGCTTGGCAGcctcgacggcggcagcggcactgtcgcacacgtgcactcCACCCTGGAATCCATCCTTGAACACGCCCTTACCACGACCGCCAGCCAAGATCTGAGACTTCACGACCTTCTTTTCCGTCTTGATCTTGGCGCACGCGGCCTCGACCTCCTCGATTGTCTTGCATGCGATACCGAACTCCACCTTGCCGCCGTTGTCCTTGATGATCTTCTTGGACTGGTACTCGTGGATGTtgaggaagcggcgctgcacaccGGCAGCCTTGGGGGTGCACAGACGACCAAAGCGTAGCATGACGAATGACGGTTATGTACGTATATAAACACGTGATCACCACGCAGAGGACGCAATGGTAaaggagcgagcgagagaagtgCGTGAGTAAAAAAGCGACTGAAAGGAATCTTATGATCGAATGCAAACAAGTCGCAGGGCGAGAATAAGCGGGAAGGCTGACTTTCGATTCCTGCGTCGGCAGCGAGGGTAGCGGAGGTGGTAGACGTacaaggggagaggggattggggggagggggaagaggagagggagaagaagagtaACGAGAAGCAGGCATGGAGATGGGTGCGCATCTGTCTCTGAAAAAGGATGCATGcgaaccaccaccacgaagGTGAGCACCCGCTTGCGCAGAGTCCATTGCATCGATCTCCGGATGCGGTGTGGGgcaagaagcagcggcggagaagaggaaaggagagactttctttccctttccagCTTCTTCCATGTCACCATTCATCATGCGACGCCAAACCGCATCTTTCCGATCGAAGCACGTGTGATGGTGTGTTAATATTGTGCGGTGCACTTTCTGTTTGCTGCCCATCCACATGCTGTAAGCCCCCGCGGCGACGGGAGGGGCCGTAAGCCAATACgtagagaaagagagaggaagagccaCGGCCATCAAAGGATTCGACCTTGCCAGCCAGTATCGCGCGATCCCCACACCTCTCACagcttcccttttcctcacagtgagcagctgctcctaCACGCGCACGTGTATGTATGATCAACACAGATAGGGATGGCGTCACTTGCTGTACTCCCGCAACATGCACATCGTGGTGTAGTACTGCCGCCCGTACAGCAGCGTATTCCCCAGCATAAATGTCAGAAGGATTGTGTTGAGCTGCGTCGCACCACTGTGCTgagtgaagagaagcgagTAGACCACCAGACGGATGCCCTCGTGGATTGTGTTAAGCATCAGTAGCCACCGGTTTAGTGGCTCTAGCAACACAAATATACGTGGAAGCATCAAGAAAACGAGCAGGCCAGCGTACAGTGTCCCCGCAAGCGGCGCGTTAGCCCCTCTGTCGAACCACCAGGTGCCCTGCGCTACCGTTTGCGGATTGGCCTGCCACAGCTGAAGCAGTTCATACGCATCTTCGAGGATGAGCACAACCGTGTACCACTGAATCGCAAGCatgggcggcgctgcggcagttgTGGTGAAGCAAACACAAGACAGTGTGGCAAAAAGACAATCGATGCGAGTTCCCCTTGCGCTGAGCAGTGAAGTACGTGCCCGTGTAACGGGAGGGTTGATTGATGCTTGATTAGTCGCTCTGCCTaggcaggaggagaagagggggcggaggcggccAGCAGTTGAGAGTTCCCGGAGACGCAAGGTCGTGGGAACAGCCGCACCACAGgcagtgcgagagagaggtggggagaaggtgcgcaGAGCTGAGATGCTAGCAAGTGCATAACGAAGAGAGATCCAGAAAAGGAATATAAGGATGAAAAGTGCccagcagaagaggaaaaccCGTCCATCAACCTGACTCGAAGGTGATGGATCCTGCCACCTCTCACCCCTCTATGTCAAGGAAGCTCGTCTTTCCCTGGCAAGAGACTGTGCTCGCTTTTCTCAAAAGGCAAGCCGGCGAAGTAggaacaccaccaccaccactaccatcATGCACCACTGCAGTCGGCGAGTATTTGCCTGTATGTGTGCAGCTCGCGTTGCACACAAAGTATAGCCCAGCAGGATCGCCACCGCGACGACGCCCTGCGGACCCAAGACAGGTGCTTTACCCACAGTCACACCTTCTTCCTCGAgttcgccgctgccgccgcccctgcCCAATCGTACCCAGTCTCGATAaatagcgagagagagagagagctagGTCCGAAGAAAAGACCAAAGGGGAAAACAACAGCACACAGAAGGTATGAGCAGACACCACGCTGACGAGCAGATGACAAGACGCCACACGAGACAAACCACAGCTAAAGCGAGGAACTGCCGTACCGGTGCGTCCAGAAACTTCAgttgttctttttttctcccctgTTCTTTGCGTAGTCTGCACGCTTCTTGCGAATGATGGCAAGCTGCTCTTGCCGCCACTCGAGACCAGCGACTTCGGCTCTTGTTTGTTGCGCCTtcagctgcaccagccgCGCACCAAAAAGGCAGATGTTCACTAGCATCAGCGTGCCAAAGACATACACGGTGCGGTTtggtgcctcctccttgtgcTTGCAGCAGTAGAGGTAGAGCCCTGCCTCGAACGTGTGAACGGTGACGAGGTAGGCGATGATGATGCGTGACTTTGGCAGTGCACAGGCCATCCCACGTGAAACGATGAGGCACGCTAGTATGGCCACAAACACGTACATCAGCGACTTGTTGTTTGTATAGTAGTACTTGTCGTCAACCCAGGCACCGGCATTTGGAAGCAGTATATCACCACGTAGCAGCATCACAATCGTGGGAATCTCAAAGAGGACAGCCCCTGCGCAGTACGCCTGGAACACTCTTGTGATGGAGAGGCCCCACATGGTGCTCTCTTCCGTGGCGTCTGGcgaaacgaagaagagacaACTTCAATGAAAAGCGTAGAGATGGTATGATAAGGGGGAATGGTCTCAATTCCAAAATTTGTGTGCAACGTGAAAGGCCGAAAGGAGCAGGACGATGTTGCGCGTGCTTGCAATCatgggtggagagggagaggtgaggaaTTAGGGGCTCGAGGGGGAAAAAGTTTCGCGGAGAGAGGACGGTGGGGCAAGACGATGACAACGAAGACTCCACTGTAACCTcgaatatatatatatatatacggAAAGAAACACGTACGCAGAAGTACTTCACGATTATGTTGGTCTCGCTGTCCCTGCGGCTGCATGTCTGTCAGGCATACGCACATCTCTCTTGTTACGCATGCCTATTGCCGATTCACTTGATGGGTTCACCTAGTGGAGCAGGAAGACGTGCAGCcgaggaagaagaacgcATGTGCGAGGCGGCCACCGGCAGCAGATGAGAAGAGCTTACAGCTGCCGCGGCGAAGACTCATCATCGACGATGCAGGTCGCTGTGTTTGCAGAGGTCTATGCGCGCGTGCTTGACCTGCACCTTCTACGGCTTCAACTTATCTTTCGAGGcgtttggggggggggaagtgtcCTAgcgccccccctccacctcgtgcgttttttttttttcacgcCTCCACACGACTGCACAGCACAGACGTACACTTTTGCGGCGCAGTTggtgtgtatgcgtgggCAGTGGATGAGGGCAACCTCACGTGTTCACTCTTTTCCGCCATTCTCTGCGCGAGGAAGCGTGAGGGCAGAGGTTTAGTCTTTGAGAGCGgtgtcgggggggggggagaggaaaggagaggtaCGACAGACCGAAGAGAAAGATAGCGCAATGGGGTTGTAACGCTGAACAGTTCGTAGGGGGCAGGATGGTAGTGGGGGTGTTGTttggagaaaggggaagtgCCGGAAAAGGATTGGAACTAGAAGCCATGGGTAGCACGCCAAGAACCACCCGAGatacgtacacacacacacatacacccacgaACGCGCAGTACGATACTCGGTCGACTTTtccgccttttctttttcctctccggTGGCCTCTCCTAAATAGGAAGTGGGGCCGATGAGCAGCTTCTACGCTCTACCGGTCAGTCGAAGCGATCTTGCAAAGCGTCCCAACACCTGTTCCTGCCCTCGATGGCGCGGTTCATACTCTTCTTGAGGGCCTTTTTGCACTGTTAGTTTGCGACAGGCGTCCGAACTtgtctgcccccctcccccaacccGCTTCTCATCGGTTCAGGATGAGAGGGGCGAGGGCAGTGACGTCCATGATGGCTAATacgcgcagctgccagcAGCCTTGCGAAAAGAGGGAACACGGCTCTTGTGTAGTCActcatcgtcatcgccatCTTTTGACGCGCTATGGGAGTTGAGCgagtcctcctcctcctcatcggtACTGTCATAACTGACGCtactgctgctactgccacTCGCGTCTTCATCGACCGAGGACATCTCATCGCTATCGTCGCTGCCCCTACCGCTGCAGTCGTCGGTGCTTTGCTGATCTGCCTCGCCTCCCGTCGCTCGGCGCGCGTACATGGCTCGCAGCTTCTCGAGAGGgatctccttttccttctccatcaCCTCTAGGACATCCTCgatcttctctcctccctttttctccgctTTCCGCAGCGTCGACTCGTCGTCGCGCACCTTTTTCGTAGGGATAAACACCTGATCTGCATCGAAGGACAGTCCAGACTCCTGCGCAAGAATCAGGTACCGCTTCTTGAGCTGCTTCGCCAAATGATGCCACTGCGAGCCTTTCTCATTAAATTCCAGCGCGTTGGACAGCATGAGCGCCACGTCGTTCTCGACTTCAGCGTCCGTGTTGTACCTGCCCGCATCAATATTCTTTCGAATCGTGGACAGGTCCATAGGCGCCTCTACGACGTCATAGTAGCCGGGCACCTCGGTGCTGCTCACCGGATGGTGAAACATGGCGAGCGTGTCAGCCGCCCAAAGCTTCTTcacaaaggagaggcacTGCTCCTTGTGAAATGCCTCGCGTGGCCGCTTGCTGCTGTCCATGGTGACGCTCTTCAGCGTAAACTGAAGGCAGGGGAAAGGTACGATTTGTTATGCGATAAAACAACTAGGGACCCGGGAGTCTCTGTCACCTGGCGCCTTACTACTGTCAAGTGTCTGCAGGCGGCGTTGCCTTCGTTCTGAGCACGGAAGCACAAGCGCTACAAGAGCCGAAGGGGGTGCTgcagtgtgcgtgtgatcAGGAGTATGCTGTGTCCTTGTTGCTACGATTGTGTAAC is from Leishmania panamensis strain MHOM/PA/94/PSC-1 chromosome 35 sequence and encodes:
- a CDS encoding hypothetical protein (TriTrypDB/GeneDB-style sysID: LpmP.35.3030) — encoded protein: MLAIQWYTVVLILEDAYELLQLWQANPQTVAQGTWWFDRGANAPLAGTLYAGLLVFLMLPRIFVLLEPLNRWLLMLNTIHEGIRLVVYSLLFTQHSGATQLNTILLTFMLGNTLLYGRQYYTTMCMLREYSK
- a CDS encoding hypothetical protein (TriTrypDB/GeneDB-style sysID: LpmP.35.3040), encoding MWGLSITRVFQAYCAGAVLFEIPTIVMLLRGDILLPNAGAWVDDKYYYTNNKSLMYVFVAILACLIVSRGMACALPKSRIIIAYLVTVHTFEAGLYLYCCKHKEEAPNRTVYVFGTLMLVNICLFGARLVQLKAQQTRAEVAGLEWRQEQLAIIRKKRADYAKNRGEKKNN
- a CDS encoding hypothetical protein (TriTrypDB/GeneDB-style sysID: LpmP.35.3050); this encodes MDSSKRPREAFHKEQCLSFVKKLWAADTLAMFHHPVSSTEVPGYYDVVEAPMDLSTIRKNIDAGRYNTDAEVENDVALMLSNALEFNEKGSQWHHLAKQLKKRYLILAQESGLSFDADQVFIPTKKVRDDESTLRKAEKKGGEKIEDVLEVMEKEKEIPLEKLRAMYARRATGGEADQQSTDDCSGRGSDDSDEMSSVDEDASGSSSSSVSYDSTDEEEEDSLNSHSASKDGDDDE